Proteins found in one Hirundo rustica isolate bHirRus1 chromosome 9, bHirRus1.pri.v3, whole genome shotgun sequence genomic segment:
- the EBNA1BP2 gene encoding probable rRNA-processing protein EBP2, producing the protein MAAAVARRGSFSDSGSDSEDSSLSDSELQEAFARGALKPGLNVVLEERPKRRNDTDGLKQCLAEFKQQLTWVERLDVTLGPVTDPVSQSASTSDAIDPENDFQREMSFYRQAQAAVLEALPRLHKLQVPTRRPDDYFAEMAKSDQQMQKIRQKLKSKQEAMERSEKAKQLRAMRKYGKKVQVEILQKRQKEKKNMLNAVKKYQKGLSDKLDFLDEEQTSSQGNKKGNANQRTKKGPNAKRRYKNQKFGFGGKKKGSKWNTKESFNDISSFQSKVAHNKGPGKGGRGGKGGKKALNKRPGKRARQKMKNRAR; encoded by the exons ATGGCGGCAGCGGTGGCGCGGCGCGGATCCTTCTCGGACTCCGGCTCGGACTCGGAGGATTCCTCGCTCTCGGACTCCGAG ctccaggaggcCTTCGCGAGGGGCGCGCTGAAGCCGGGGCTCAACGTGGTGCTGGAGGAGCGGCCGAAGCGGCGCAATGACACG GACGGCCTGAAGCAGTGCCTGGCCGAATTCAAGCAGCAGCTCACATGGGTGGAAAGGCTGGACGTGACTCTGGGCCCGGTCACGGACCCCGTTTCTCAGAGTGCTTCTACGTCTGATGCCATTGACCCTGAGAATGATTTCCAGAGAGAGATGAGTTT CTATCGGCAGGCGCAGGCAGCTGTCCTGGAGGCCCTCCCTAGGCTGCATAAGCTCCAAGTTCCTACAAGGAGGCCGGATGATTACTTTGCAGAGATGGCCAAATCAGACCAACAGATGCAGAAG ATTCGACAAAAACTTAAGAGTAAACAGGAAGCAATGGAAAGgtctgaaaaagcaaaacaactcCGTGCAATGAGAAAATATGGCAAGAAG GTGCAAGTTGAGATTCTGCAGAAGAgacaaaaggagaagaaaaatatgttgaaTGCAGTCAAGAAATACCAGAAAG GTCTCTCTGACAAGCTGGACTTTCTAGATGAAGAGCAGACGTCATCTCAGGGGAATAAAAAAGGCAATGCAAATCAACGGACAAAGAAGGG ACCAAATGCCAAAAGACGATACAAAAATCAGAAGTTCGGTTTTGGTGGGAAGAAGAAGGGCTCAAAGTGGAACACAAAGGAGAGTTTTAATGACATATCCAGCTTCCAGTCAAAAGTGGCTCACAACAAAGGcccaggaaaaggaggaagaggaggaaaaggagggaagaaagcCCTTAAT aagagacctggaaagagagcaagacagaaaatgaagaaCCGAGCCCGCTAA
- the CFAP144 gene encoding cilia- and flagella-associated protein 144 — protein MAAGRSGREPPDALQNRFHAERAKKERRWQLLFTQYTVNPVRPIHMVARKPMSWHENIQEPINDEFLNLLHRAAEVPREKYSEPQTESQEIGWHTTPLVPFDRTDIRFYFPRQKTEITIHGYPAPRGDKSKD, from the exons ATGGCCGCCGGCCGCAGCGGGAGGGAGCCGCCGGACGCGCTGCAGAACCGCTTCCACGCCGAGCGGGCCAAGAAGGAGCGCCGCTGGCAGCTGCTCTTCACGCAGTACACCGTGAACCCCGTCCGTCCCA TTCACATGGTCGCTAGGAAGCCAATGTCTTGGCATGAGAACATACAAGAGCCGATAAATG ATGAATTCCTGAATCTTCTTCACCGTGCAGCAGAGGTGCCAAGAGAGAAATACTCAGAGCCACAAACTGAAAGCCAAGAAATTGGCTGGCATACAACACCTTTG gttCCTTTTGACCGCACTGATATCAGATTCTACTTCCCACGCCAGAAAACTGAGATTACCATCCATGGCTACCCTGCACCACGGGGAGACAAGTCTAAGGACTAG
- the PIF1 gene encoding ATP-dependent DNA helicase PIF1, producing the protein MEAAELRCTAAVEQPLPGGLAPRRRVMRDATVLLGRNELRQPVLRLAGGSGAAAAVLSFVLAGDAVRLFTRFAKEGRAAVRVAPDGAQVLLSDCPPDALLRFLRLLRLKVAAGSRDAPRRPRLLDRPPPSFSVISPVQERDLPGGPGRPRAGQERGERPAEVTRAERRPPARLSAEQEAVLGAVRSGKSIFFTGSAGEGPRPLSSTPRGESWPLTPCFSLEGTGKSFLLKRIVGSLPPNITYATASTGVAACHIGGTTLHAFAGIGSGKAPLEQCIQLAERPGVRQHWLACQHLIIDEISMVDGKFFDKLEAVARAVRKRDEPFGGIQLIICGDFLQLPPVCKANEETKFCFQAKSWRKCIHINMELTEVRRQTDKTFVSLLSAIRVGRCTEEVTRQLMQTAAHRSERDGILATRLCTHKDDVETTNERRLQQLPGEVHMFEALDSDPMLVKLIDAQCPVGGRVELKLGAQVMLAKNLDVSQGLVNGARGVVVGFESEQKGLPKVRFLCGVTQIIKMEKWVIKGPSGVHLSRQQLPLKLAWAISIHKSQGMSLDCVEISLSRVFESGQAYVALSRARSLAGLRVLDFDPKVVRADPAVLQFYRQLRRHQLRTQDSPHTHSDADEKENWKCN; encoded by the exons ATGGAGGCGGCGGAGCTGCGCTGCACGGCGGCCGTGGAGCAGCCGCTGCCGGGGGGGctcgccccgcgccgccgcgtGATGCGGGACGCGACCGTGCTGCTGGGCCGCAACGAGCTGCGGCAGCCCGTGCTGCGGCTggccggcggcagcggcgcggcggcggccgtGCTGAGCTTCGTGCTGGCCGGCGACGCCGTGAGGCTCTTCACGCGGTTCGCGAAAGAAGGGCGGGCGGCGGTGCGGGTGGCGCCGGACGGCGCCCAGGTGCTGCTGTCCGACTGCCCCCCGGACGCGCTGCTCCGCTTCCTCCGCCTCCTGCGGCTCAAGGTGGCCGCCGGGTCGCGGGACGCaccgcgccgcccccgcctgCTGGACCGGCCGCCGCCGTCCTTCTCCGTCATCAGCCCGGTGCAGGAGCGGGACCTGccgggcggccccggccgcccccgcgCCGGCCAAGAGCGGGGGGAGCGCCCCGCGGAG GTGACCCGCGCGGAGAGGCGCCCCCCGGCGAGGCTCTCGGCGGAGCAGGAGGCGGTGCTGGGCGCCGTGCGCAGCGGGAAGAGCATCTTCTTCACCGGCTCGGCAGGTGAGGGGCCCCGGCCACTCTCGTCGACTCCCCGGGGAGAGTCCTGGCCATTGACTCCTTGCTTCTCCCTCGAAGGGACGGGGAAGTCGTTCCTGCTGAAGAGGATCGTGGGCTCCCTCCCTCCGAACATCACCTACGCCACAGCCAGCACGGGAGTGGCGGCTTGTCACATCGGCGGCACTACCCTCCACGCCTTTGCAG GGATCGGCTCTGGGAAGGCACCCCTGGAACAGTGCATTCAGCTGGCAGAGAGGCCAGGGGTGCGCCAGCATTGGCTGGCCTGCCAGCACTTAATTATCGATGAGATCTCAATGGTGGATGGCAAGTTCTTTGACAAGCTGGAGGCAGTGGCAAG GGCAGTCAGAAAACGGGATGAGCCTTTTGGAGGAATTCAGCTTATTATCTGTGGGGATTTCTTACAGCTACCCCCAGTCTGCAAGGCTAATGAAGAAACCAAGTTCTGCTTCCAG gcaaaAAGCTGGAGGAAATGCATCCACATAAACATGGAGCTGACTGAAGTGCGGAGACAGACTGACAAGACCTTTGTCTCACTCCTCAGTGCGATTCGTGTAGGCAG GTGCACAGAAGAGGTTACCAGGCAGCTGATGCAGACGGCTGCTCACAGGTCTGAGCGTGATGGGATCCTGGCTACGAGGCTCTGCACCCATAAAGATGATGTAGAAACAACCAATGAGAGACGCTTGCAACAGCTACCAG GAGAAGTGCACATGTTTGAGGCTTTGGACAGTGACCCAATGCTAGTGAAATTAATTGATGCTCAGTGTCCTGTGGGGGGTAGAGTTGAGCTAAAGCTTGGAGCTCAG GTGATGTTAGCAAAGAATCTGGATGTGTCTCAAGGGCTGGTGAATGGGGCACGAggtgttgttgtggggtttgaAAGTGAACAGAAGG GGCTGCCTAAGGTCAGGTTTCTCTGTGGGGTCACACAGAtcataaaaatggagaaatgggTCATCAAAGGACCATCAGGAGTTCATCTGAGTCGTCAGCAATTACCTTTAAAATTGGCATGGGCCATTTCCATCCACAAGAGTCAG GGCATGTCTTTAGACTGTGTGGAAATCTCCCTGTCCCGTGTCTTTGAAAGTGGGCAGGCTTACGTAGCCCTCTCCCGAGCCCGAAGCCTTGCAGGTCTCCGTGTTCTGGATTTTGACCCCAAAGTAGTGAGAGCTgatcctgctgtgctgcagttctACAGACAGCTGAGGCGACACCAGCTTCGAACGCAG GATTCACCACACACCCATTCAGATGCTGATGAGAAGGAGAACTGGAAATGCAACTGA